A stretch of the Pirellulales bacterium genome encodes the following:
- a CDS encoding 2,3-bisphosphoglycerate-independent phosphoglycerate mutase, producing the protein MDMHELTRSLHVKNNSKIVMVVADGLGGLPFESGGLTELEAAQTPRLDMLARRGIVGLSVPVKPGITPGSGPGHLALFGYDPLQYVIGRGALEATGIGFELGPNDVAARGNFCTLDAQGLISDRRAGRIESQESAPLAVKLRQVKIPGVEVFVEPVKEHRFVVVFRAPGLGGDVLDTDPQTTGVAPLAPKAINAASAKTAEIAAEFVKQAQKLLADQPKANGLTLRGFSARPALPSFEEVYGLRAAAIAVYPMYKGLARLVGMNLIGPAQTLDDQLTFLIEEWTNYDFFFLHYKYTDSTGEDGNFQAKVQRIEELDAAIPRIMTMQPTVLIVTGDHSTPSRLRTHSWHPVPTLLLSDVCRSDSADGFCERECLRGGLGQFEAKYLMPLALANAGRLGKYGA; encoded by the coding sequence ATGGATATGCACGAACTGACACGCAGCCTGCACGTTAAGAACAATTCCAAGATCGTGATGGTCGTCGCCGACGGGTTGGGCGGACTGCCCTTCGAATCCGGGGGACTCACTGAGCTCGAAGCGGCGCAAACGCCCCGCTTGGATATGCTGGCCCGACGCGGCATCGTCGGACTCAGCGTTCCTGTCAAGCCCGGCATCACGCCGGGCAGCGGTCCGGGCCACTTGGCGCTGTTCGGCTATGACCCGTTGCAATACGTCATCGGCCGCGGCGCCTTGGAAGCGACCGGCATCGGCTTCGAGTTGGGGCCGAATGACGTCGCGGCGCGCGGAAACTTTTGCACGCTCGACGCTCAAGGGTTAATCAGCGACCGCCGCGCGGGACGCATCGAAAGCCAGGAAAGCGCACCACTGGCCGTGAAACTCCGGCAGGTCAAAATCCCCGGCGTCGAGGTTTTCGTCGAGCCGGTCAAGGAACACCGCTTTGTCGTCGTGTTCCGCGCGCCCGGCTTGGGCGGAGATGTCCTAGACACCGATCCGCAGACCACGGGCGTCGCGCCGCTGGCCCCTAAGGCAATCAACGCCGCCAGCGCCAAGACCGCCGAAATCGCGGCCGAGTTCGTCAAGCAAGCGCAAAAACTCTTGGCCGACCAGCCGAAGGCGAACGGCCTGACACTGCGCGGCTTCTCCGCACGTCCGGCGCTGCCGTCGTTCGAGGAAGTATACGGCCTGCGCGCCGCGGCCATCGCCGTTTATCCCATGTACAAGGGACTGGCGCGGCTGGTGGGAATGAATCTTATTGGTCCGGCGCAAACGCTCGACGATCAGCTCACTTTCTTGATCGAAGAGTGGACCAACTACGATTTCTTCTTCCTACACTACAAGTACACGGACAGCACCGGTGAGGACGGAAATTTCCAGGCGAAGGTGCAGCGCATCGAAGAGTTGGACGCCGCCATACCACGCATCATGACGATGCAGCCTACGGTGCTGATCGTGACCGGCGACCACAGCACGCCCAGCCGTTTGCGCACGCACAGTTGGCACCCCGTGCCGACGCTGCTGTTGTCGGATGTTTGCCGCAGCGACTCGGCTGATGGCTTCTGCGAGCGTGAATGTCTGCGCGGCGGGCTTGGACAATTCGAGGCAAAATATCTGATGCCGTTAG